One window from the genome of Deinococcus arcticus encodes:
- a CDS encoding YceI family protein, with protein MKRFWAVGAAVLMGVAGAVEYRAENGTASFTHTVRFVPVRGTIAGVTATVALDPANLAATTGSVRVPVANLRTGIGLRDSHAKGENALNTAKYPNATFTLERLTGGRLVEGQTLATTATGKLTVKGTTKTVSVPVKATLQGGKVNVSTQFKFNPFDYDVRYPGSSDSVTVDVAFTLNRS; from the coding sequence ATGAAACGATTTTGGGCCGTGGGGGCAGCAGTCCTGATGGGCGTGGCGGGCGCCGTGGAATACCGCGCCGAGAACGGCACCGCCAGCTTTACGCACACGGTGCGTTTTGTTCCGGTACGCGGCACCATCGCCGGGGTCACGGCCACCGTGGCGCTGGACCCGGCCAATCTGGCGGCCACCACGGGCTCGGTGCGGGTGCCAGTGGCGAACCTGCGCACCGGGATTGGGCTGCGCGACAGCCACGCCAAGGGCGAGAATGCCCTGAACACCGCCAAGTATCCCAACGCCACTTTCACCCTGGAACGCCTGACGGGCGGGCGGCTGGTCGAGGGCCAGACCCTGGCCACCACCGCCACCGGCAAACTGACCGTCAAGGGCACCACCAAGACGGTGAGCGTGCCGGTCAAGGCCACGCTGCAGGGCGGCAAGGTGAACGTGAGCACCCAGTTCAAGTTCAATCCCTTCGACTATGACGTGCGCTATCCCGGCAGCAGCGATTCGGTGACCGTGGACGTGGCTTTCACGCTGAACCGGAGCTGA